A window of the Gemmatimonadota bacterium genome harbors these coding sequences:
- a CDS encoding DUF4276 family protein, with protein MKVWVYVEGKSDVGALSALWSGWKEKLRNEGWGIQLIHLENKSNYFIKIGHRVTEKLLNDPGDLVVGLPDLYPNQNYANTEYRHNNLKELQGVQTRLVKQHLQQKVRGADVDSHMARFYASALKHDLEVLLLAATSQLQSRLKTQDKLSVWRLPPEDQNQSKPPKRIVEELFSKYRKGKSYNDVEDGPAILRNADLREVAEQCPAFRNMIDWIGEKTKVPGY; from the coding sequence ATGAAGGTGTGGGTTTATGTGGAAGGGAAATCGGATGTTGGTGCATTGTCGGCATTGTGGAGCGGCTGGAAGGAGAAACTCAGGAATGAAGGCTGGGGCATTCAGCTAATACATCTTGAAAACAAGTCCAACTATTTCATAAAAATTGGACATCGAGTGACCGAGAAATTGTTAAATGATCCAGGCGATCTGGTTGTGGGCTTACCCGATCTCTATCCAAATCAAAACTATGCGAATACGGAGTATAGGCACAACAATCTGAAAGAGCTTCAAGGCGTTCAAACGCGCCTGGTGAAACAACACTTGCAACAAAAGGTTAGAGGGGCGGATGTGGACAGCCACATGGCCCGTTTTTATGCCAGTGCGTTGAAACACGATTTGGAAGTGCTGCTCCTTGCCGCGACGAGTCAACTTCAATCTCGACTCAAGACGCAGGACAAACTTAGCGTTTGGCGGTTACCTCCAGAAGATCAGAACCAAAGCAAGCCTCCCAAACGAATCGTTGAGGAACTTTTTTCCAAATATCGCAAGGGGAAGTCCTACAACGATGTAGAGGATGGTCCTGCCATTCTCAGAAATGCAGACTTGCGAGAGGTGGCGGAACAGTGCCCGGCATTCCGTAACATGATTGATTGGATTGGCGAAAAGACCAAGGTACCTGGATACTGA
- a CDS encoding aminotransferase class I/II-fold pyridoxal phosphate-dependent enzyme, translated as MQINSRRIERLPPYVFHEVNARKMYLRRKGVDIIDLGMGNPDQPTPPHIIDKLTEVVHDPKTHGYSPSAGLPALRRAICRHYKRRFGVDLDPETEAIVTIGSKEGLAHICLALLDPGDLAIVPNPAYPLHLYGVAIANGNVFSLPLRPEKEFVPDLQMISRELWPKPKVMIFNFPHNPTTATVDISFFEEIVDFARRQNIIVIHDMAYSDIAFDDTVVPSLLQVKGAKDVGVEFYTMSKSYNMAGWRVGFCLGNPEVIKALSVIKNYYDYGVFTPIQVAAISALDGPQDCVQQSAARYQSRRDTLVEGLNRIGWPVNKPKASMFVWAPIPEKYRYLGSMNFSLKLMEEAELAVSPGIGFGDMGEGYVRISLVENEHRIRQAVRNVKRALF; from the coding sequence ATGCAAATCAATTCTCGTCGCATTGAACGGTTGCCGCCCTATGTTTTTCACGAGGTCAATGCCCGTAAGATGTACCTGCGGCGCAAGGGCGTTGATATTATTGATCTGGGCATGGGCAATCCCGACCAGCCGACACCGCCACATATTATTGACAAGCTCACCGAGGTTGTCCACGACCCCAAGACGCATGGATATTCGCCATCGGCGGGTCTTCCGGCTTTGAGGCGGGCGATTTGTCGCCATTACAAACGCCGTTTTGGCGTTGATCTCGATCCGGAAACAGAAGCTATTGTCACGATTGGTTCAAAAGAGGGGCTGGCGCATATTTGTCTCGCGCTTCTCGATCCAGGCGATCTCGCCATTGTGCCCAATCCGGCGTATCCCCTGCATCTTTATGGTGTCGCGATTGCCAATGGCAATGTTTTCAGCTTGCCATTGCGTCCGGAAAAGGAATTTGTGCCCGATCTGCAAATGATTTCGCGGGAGTTGTGGCCCAAACCCAAAGTGATGATTTTTAATTTTCCTCACAATCCCACCACAGCTACTGTTGATATTTCTTTTTTTGAGGAGATTGTGGATTTTGCCCGCCGTCAAAATATCATTGTTATTCACGATATGGCCTATTCGGATATTGCGTTTGACGATACTGTGGTGCCGAGTCTTTTACAGGTTAAGGGTGCGAAAGATGTGGGGGTTGAATTTTACACGATGTCCAAGTCCTATAATATGGCTGGTTGGCGCGTGGGGTTTTGTCTTGGAAATCCGGAGGTGATTAAAGCGCTTTCCGTGATCAAAAATTACTACGATTACGGCGTTTTTACTCCCATACAGGTCGCTGCAATTTCCGCGCTTGATGGTCCGCAGGACTGCGTGCAGCAATCAGCCGCCAGGTACCAGAGTCGCAGGGATACGCTGGTAGAAGGTCTCAATCGCATCGGTTGGCCCGTCAACAAGCCCAAAGCGTCGATGTTTGTTTGGGCGCCTATTCCAGAAAAGTATCGGTATCTCGGTTCTATGAATTTTTCCCTCAAGCTCATGGAAGAGGCCGAACTCGCGGTTTCTCCCGGTATTGGTTTTGGCGATATGGGCGAGGGCTATGTACGCATTTCTCTGGTCGAAAATGAACACCGAATCCGCCAGGCTGTTCGCAATGTCAAACGCGCGCTTTTTTAA
- the argJ gene encoding bifunctional glutamate N-acetyltransferase/amino-acid acetyltransferase ArgJ — translation MNITENTIYPPKGYTAAGLHCGLKDGDEKDLALIVSDRAASAAGMFTTNRVCAAPVHLNREHLQNGRAQVVVVNSKNANACTGDQGMADARQMAQWVGSGLDIAPEDALVNSTGVIGVPLPMGCLETGIRNIIPQLDVGGWDDASEAIMTTDTVPKKASVRCEIDGCEITIAGIAKGAGMIAPNMATMLAFVLTDAALSPGVLRDALCEAVTQSFNCITVDGDMSTNDTVLALANGAARKSELAGEDLCTFQDALNAVCISLAKQIARDGEGATKLITVRVDGAGTEADARTVGLSVANSNLVKTAVFGRDPNWGRILCAAGYAGVDIDPDRTAVSMAGIPIYDNGSGLPFDQGHAIEALGASDIDIDINLNIGEASATIYTCDLTYDYVRINAEYTT, via the coding sequence GTGAACATTACAGAAAATACCATCTATCCCCCAAAAGGTTATACGGCCGCCGGACTTCATTGTGGTCTCAAAGATGGGGATGAGAAAGATCTCGCGCTTATTGTCTCTGATCGAGCGGCTTCGGCAGCGGGGATGTTTACGACCAATCGCGTGTGTGCAGCACCCGTGCATCTCAATAGGGAGCATTTGCAAAATGGACGGGCGCAGGTCGTTGTGGTTAATAGCAAAAATGCCAATGCGTGTACTGGAGACCAGGGCATGGCCGATGCGCGGCAGATGGCGCAATGGGTGGGCAGTGGATTGGATATTGCACCAGAAGACGCGCTGGTCAATTCGACGGGGGTTATTGGTGTGCCTTTGCCGATGGGATGCCTTGAAACGGGTATCCGAAATATCATTCCGCAACTCGATGTTGGGGGATGGGACGATGCTTCAGAGGCGATTATGACGACTGATACCGTGCCGAAGAAAGCATCTGTGCGATGTGAAATAGATGGCTGTGAAATTACCATTGCCGGGATCGCCAAGGGCGCGGGTATGATTGCGCCCAATATGGCGACTATGCTCGCTTTTGTGCTCACGGATGCAGCGCTTTCCCCAGGGGTACTCCGGGACGCGCTTTGTGAAGCTGTTACACAATCTTTTAATTGCATTACTGTTGATGGCGATATGAGTACCAATGATACAGTTCTGGCTCTGGCAAATGGCGCGGCGAGGAAGAGCGAACTCGCAGGCGAAGACCTCTGTACCTTCCAGGACGCGCTCAATGCAGTCTGTATTAGTCTGGCCAAACAAATTGCTCGCGATGGCGAGGGGGCGACCAAACTTATCACTGTGCGCGTTGATGGTGCAGGTACCGAGGCCGATGCACGCACTGTGGGGCTGTCTGTCGCCAATTCAAATCTCGTCAAGACCGCTGTTTTTGGACGCGATCCCAATTGGGGGCGAATTTTGTGTGCAGCGGGTTATGCTGGCGTTGACATTGATCCCGACCGCACAGCCGTTTCAATGGCTGGCATCCCCATTTATGATAATGGTAGTGGTCTTCCTTTTGACCAGGGCCACGCTATCGAAGCTCTGGGTGCTTCCGATATCGATATTGATATCAATCTGAATATCGGCGAGGCATCGGCTACCATTTATACCTGTGATCTGACTTATGATTATGTCCGTATAAATGCCGAATACACGACATGA
- the cimA gene encoding citramalate synthase yields the protein MSELVQIYDSTLRDGAQAEGISFSAEDKTVIAQHLDVMGIHYVEGGWPNPTNPKDLEFFDRVRDLDFHNTKIVAFGSTCRVDNPPEDDPTLTTLLKAGTEVITLFGKSWTLHVTDVLRATLDENLQIIRDSCAWLKENGREVIYDAEHFFDGYKADPEYALETLLAAQAGGAEVLVLCDTNGGTMPYQIQEIIGDIQPRLDVPLGIHTHNDAGMAVANSIVALEMGATHVQGTINGYGERCGNANLCSVIPNIEFKLGKTAIGATNLTKLMELSRFVSEIANVYHDHRQPYVGESAFAHKAGVHVDAMLKQPVAYEHCDAESVGNQRRFLLSEQSGGGAVAAKLHHLIPGLDKRHPTVQKLLQKIKQLEYEGYVFEAAEASFEIIARQILGSIRKPFKLINYRTINRKSAAGSEVEAIVKIEIEGQTYHTVGEGDGPVNALDTALRRALESVYPMLKDVRLEDYKVRVLSSADGTAAKVRVLIESSDRRRVWSTVGVSENVIEASWTALVDSLTYKLLLDGIIVVD from the coding sequence ATGTCTGAACTTGTACAAATCTACGATTCGACCCTTCGAGACGGTGCGCAGGCAGAGGGTATTTCGTTTTCCGCTGAAGACAAAACCGTGATTGCACAGCATCTCGATGTGATGGGCATTCACTATGTCGAAGGCGGTTGGCCCAATCCGACGAATCCCAAGGATCTCGAATTTTTTGACCGCGTGCGCGATCTCGATTTTCACAATACCAAAATTGTCGCTTTTGGCAGTACATGCAGAGTTGACAATCCGCCCGAAGACGATCCCACTCTTACTACTTTGCTCAAGGCAGGAACAGAGGTCATCACGCTTTTTGGGAAAAGCTGGACGCTTCACGTGACCGATGTATTGCGGGCAACATTGGACGAAAATCTGCAAATTATCAGGGATTCCTGCGCCTGGCTCAAGGAAAATGGTCGTGAAGTTATTTACGATGCCGAACACTTTTTTGACGGTTACAAAGCCGATCCCGAATACGCGCTGGAAACTTTGTTGGCCGCACAAGCAGGCGGGGCAGAGGTGCTCGTTTTGTGCGATACCAATGGCGGTACGATGCCATATCAGATACAGGAGATTATCGGCGATATTCAACCCAGGCTCGATGTGCCTCTGGGTATTCACACGCACAATGACGCGGGAATGGCTGTGGCCAATAGTATTGTCGCACTCGAAATGGGCGCCACGCATGTGCAGGGTACTATCAATGGTTATGGAGAGCGCTGTGGCAATGCCAATCTGTGTTCGGTGATTCCAAATATTGAATTTAAGCTGGGGAAGACAGCGATTGGCGCGACAAATCTCACAAAGCTCATGGAATTATCGCGCTTTGTGAGCGAAATCGCCAATGTCTATCACGATCACCGCCAACCTTATGTGGGCGAGAGTGCTTTTGCTCACAAAGCGGGAGTTCACGTCGATGCGATGCTCAAACAACCCGTCGCGTATGAACACTGCGATGCGGAATCTGTGGGCAATCAGCGCCGTTTTCTGCTTTCAGAACAATCGGGTGGCGGGGCTGTTGCTGCAAAATTGCACCATCTGATTCCGGGGTTGGACAAGCGCCATCCAACTGTCCAGAAATTGCTGCAAAAAATTAAGCAACTCGAATACGAGGGCTATGTTTTTGAAGCCGCCGAAGCGTCGTTTGAAATTATTGCCCGTCAGATATTGGGCAGTATTCGCAAACCGTTCAAGCTCATCAATTACAGGACGATCAATCGCAAAAGTGCTGCAGGATCTGAAGTAGAAGCCATTGTGAAAATAGAAATTGAAGGACAGACCTACCACACGGTTGGTGAAGGCGATGGTCCTGTCAATGCCCTCGACACGGCATTGCGCCGGGCGCTTGAAAGCGTGTATCCCATGCTGAAAGATGTGCGCCTGGAAGACTACAAAGTGCGCGTGTTATCCAGTGCCGATGGTACTGCGGCAAAAGTGCGGGTGCTGATCGAGTCTTCTGACCGGCGGCGCGTGTGGAGTACTGTGGGTGTATCTGAAAATGTCATCGAAGCCAGTTGGACAGCACTGGTCGATAGTTTGACTTATAAATTGCTACTCGATGGCATCATTGTCGTTGACTGA
- a CDS encoding AAA family ATPase has translation MITQIEIGGYRLLDEFEADLNPLTVVIGANAVGKSTLIDCLQLIADCSAVPVNTAMGWHGRAASLLTVGNKNRRLTWKITFHKSAATPWNTVPLAKGQSLVYEVVLQADAQSQMYPQYEVLRYREPMKRYGDSSTLLEATPDQRRIFDRKQRQLVPFDEAQPPPDGVRESDSAEAISKSGLHQPAQQEPALLLSQIRFFNEFPIPSLVRVLLANMAFYPGFDVTRSSALRTRAADIKPVTTLSANGDNLGTVLHEILTRYDYRSAAEELRDFLRVAYPAFEEIHCDTTYGTPPQVIVGVREKGMSRSMELGELSDGLVRFLCLATALLNPRPSPLVAIDEPELGLHPGLLPIVAGMIKVAAERTQVLVTTHSPDLLNCFDIADVAVMARNADDAKVVWHRPANRKTLVQMLKDVSSETLGDLHRSGELEAGA, from the coding sequence ATGATTACACAAATCGAGATCGGGGGGTACCGGCTTCTCGACGAGTTTGAGGCCGACCTCAACCCGCTGACAGTGGTCATTGGCGCGAATGCCGTTGGCAAGAGTACGCTGATCGATTGTTTGCAACTGATTGCCGATTGTAGCGCGGTTCCGGTAAATACCGCAATGGGTTGGCATGGGAGGGCAGCATCTCTTCTTACAGTAGGAAACAAAAATCGACGGTTGACATGGAAGATCACTTTTCATAAGTCCGCGGCGACTCCGTGGAATACTGTTCCATTGGCAAAGGGACAGTCCCTGGTGTACGAGGTCGTTCTCCAGGCCGATGCACAGAGCCAGATGTACCCGCAATACGAGGTTCTCAGGTATCGAGAACCAATGAAGAGATATGGCGATTCCTCCACATTGCTGGAAGCAACTCCGGATCAACGACGCATATTTGACAGAAAACAACGCCAATTGGTACCGTTTGATGAAGCACAACCTCCGCCTGATGGCGTCCGCGAGTCCGATTCGGCGGAAGCTATCTCGAAAAGTGGTCTCCACCAACCTGCACAACAGGAGCCAGCGTTGTTGCTTTCACAAATTCGCTTCTTCAACGAGTTTCCCATTCCCTCCTTGGTACGCGTTCTATTGGCAAACATGGCGTTCTATCCGGGTTTCGATGTAACACGGTCTTCCGCGCTTCGTACCAGGGCCGCCGATATCAAGCCGGTTACGACATTATCGGCTAACGGCGATAACTTGGGTACTGTGCTGCACGAAATCCTGACCCGCTATGATTACCGTTCTGCAGCAGAGGAGTTGCGCGATTTTCTGCGCGTAGCCTATCCTGCATTTGAGGAAATTCATTGCGATACCACGTATGGAACGCCGCCACAAGTGATCGTGGGGGTGCGCGAGAAGGGCATGTCCCGCTCTATGGAGTTGGGAGAATTATCCGACGGCTTGGTACGTTTTCTTTGCCTGGCGACAGCTCTGTTAAATCCTCGACCTTCGCCGTTAGTAGCGATTGATGAACCGGAATTGGGTCTGCATCCCGGTCTGTTGCCGATTGTGGCAGGAATGATCAAGGTAGCTGCGGAGCGCACACAGGTGCTCGTGACGACGCATAGCCCAGATCTGCTCAACTGCTTCGACATAGCTGATGTTGCCGTTATGGCGCGGAATGCAGATGATGCAAAGGTCGTGTGGCATCGTCCCGCGAATCGCAAGACACTTGTGCAAATGCTTAAAGATGTTTCAAGCGAAACTCTGGGTGATCTTCATCGCTCCGGCGAACTGGAGGCTGGCGCATGA
- a CDS encoding 2-isopropylmalate synthase, which yields MSNVKNKDRVIIFDTTLRDAEQTPGASLALREKVEIAHQLARLNVDVIEAGFPISSDQDYNAVRRIAHEVEGPVICGLSRAIFKDIDRAGEALKGAPNPRIHTFIGTSPLHISMVGKTPDQVLQMAVDAVARARSHCDDVEFSPMDAARTDPQYLLDVIEATIEAGATTINIPDTVGYAVPDQFGRIIRNICEKVPNVDRAIISVHCHDDLGMATINALEALRNGARQVECTVNGLGERAGNTSLEEVVMAVKTRGDYFDLYTDIKAREIVNTSRLVSRLMGIVVPPNKPIVGANAFAHSSGIHQDGVLKDRENFEIIDPKSVGWEESSIVLTARSGRHALRHRLEELGYHLNLDELNIAYERFVKVADKKKEVYDEDLMAIVEDEIRDFPMRFVLDYLHTVSGTGTVPSATVRIGIDGKNHVQESAWGDGPVDATYRAIKKATDNTNTKVEDYTIRGVTGGAEAMGEVTVNVSCNGRIIRGRGVSTDIIEASAKAFLDALNRLVIQQDNHKEREPTV from the coding sequence ATGTCAAATGTGAAAAACAAAGACCGCGTCATTATTTTTGATACTACTTTGAGAGACGCGGAACAGACGCCGGGGGCTTCGCTCGCGTTGCGCGAAAAGGTTGAAATTGCCCATCAACTCGCGCGGCTCAATGTCGATGTTATCGAGGCCGGATTTCCCATATCGTCCGATCAGGACTACAATGCGGTGCGGCGTATTGCACACGAGGTCGAAGGCCCTGTTATTTGTGGCCTGTCTCGTGCAATTTTCAAAGATATTGACCGCGCAGGTGAAGCCTTGAAAGGTGCGCCAAATCCACGCATACACACGTTTATTGGGACCTCTCCGCTTCATATTTCCATGGTGGGCAAAACGCCCGATCAAGTTCTGCAAATGGCTGTTGATGCAGTTGCGCGAGCCAGGTCGCATTGCGACGATGTGGAGTTTTCGCCGATGGATGCTGCGCGTACAGATCCGCAATATCTCCTCGACGTGATTGAGGCTACTATTGAAGCGGGTGCGACAACCATCAATATTCCCGATACCGTGGGCTACGCAGTTCCCGACCAGTTTGGTCGTATTATCCGCAATATTTGCGAGAAAGTGCCCAATGTCGATCGCGCCATTATCAGTGTCCACTGCCACGACGATTTGGGCATGGCGACTATCAATGCTCTCGAAGCACTCAGAAATGGTGCGCGTCAGGTCGAATGCACGGTGAATGGGTTGGGTGAACGGGCGGGCAATACCTCGCTTGAAGAAGTGGTTATGGCCGTCAAGACGCGCGGGGATTATTTTGATCTCTATACGGATATCAAGGCGCGCGAGATCGTAAATACGAGCCGTCTGGTCAGCCGCCTCATGGGTATTGTCGTTCCGCCCAACAAGCCCATTGTGGGAGCCAACGCCTTTGCACATAGTTCGGGTATTCATCAGGATGGGGTGCTCAAAGACCGCGAAAATTTCGAAATTATCGATCCCAAATCTGTGGGGTGGGAAGAGTCGAGTATTGTGCTCACGGCGCGTTCTGGTCGCCACGCATTGCGCCATCGCCTGGAAGAGCTCGGCTATCATCTCAATCTGGATGAATTAAATATCGCTTATGAGCGTTTTGTTAAGGTTGCCGATAAGAAGAAGGAAGTTTATGACGAAGATCTCATGGCTATTGTGGAAGATGAAATTCGAGACTTTCCCATGCGGTTCGTGCTGGACTATTTGCATACTGTAAGTGGTACTGGTACGGTTCCCTCTGCGACGGTTCGCATTGGTATTGACGGTAAAAACCACGTTCAGGAATCTGCCTGGGGCGATGGGCCGGTAGATGCAACGTATCGGGCGATCAAGAAAGCCACAGATAATACAAATACAAAAGTGGAAGATTATACTATCCGCGGCGTTACCGGGGGTGCCGAAGCGATGGGAGAAGTCACGGTCAATGTGTCGTGCAATGGTCGAATAATCAGGGGACGTGGCGTTTCAACCGATATTATCGAAGCCAGTGCCAAAGCTTTTCTCGATGCGCTCAATCGCCTGGTCATTCAGCAAGATAATCACAAGGAGAGAGAACCAACCGTTTGA
- a CDS encoding 3-isopropylmalate dehydratase small subunit — MNSSVIQQVEGRAIPVRGNDIDTDRIIPARYLRAITFDGLGEHAFEDDRKSNPDHPFDDPRYQGASVLIANGNFGCGSSREHAPQALMRWGICAIVGESFAEIFLGNCTAMGMPCLTALTGDIVKIQDAAEADPQREMTVDLKEKKLTFGDIEVDLQIAEGNRLQLIEGAWDATGMLLEGRGAVREVADKLPYVTGF; from the coding sequence ATGAATTCATCTGTGATCCAGCAGGTAGAAGGGCGCGCGATTCCCGTTCGGGGAAATGATATCGATACTGATCGCATTATTCCCGCGCGATATCTTCGCGCTATCACGTTTGACGGCCTGGGTGAGCACGCATTTGAAGACGACCGCAAATCAAATCCCGATCACCCATTTGATGATCCGCGCTATCAGGGTGCATCCGTACTCATCGCCAATGGCAATTTTGGGTGTGGATCTTCGAGGGAACACGCGCCTCAAGCCCTGATGCGCTGGGGAATTTGTGCCATTGTGGGCGAATCTTTTGCAGAAATTTTTCTGGGCAATTGCACGGCTATGGGCATGCCTTGTCTGACGGCTTTGACCGGGGATATTGTCAAAATACAGGATGCGGCCGAAGCAGATCCGCAACGGGAAATGACTGTTGATTTAAAAGAAAAAAAATTAACATTTGGCGATATAGAAGTCGATCTGCAGATTGCAGAAGGCAATCGGCTCCAACTCATTGAGGGTGCGTGGGATGCAACGGGCATGCTCCTCGAAGGCCGCGGTGCGGTGCGGGAGGTTGCTGATAAACTTCCCTATGTTACGGGCTTTTAA
- the leuC gene encoding 3-isopropylmalate dehydratase large subunit, protein MGQSLFHKVWDAHAVRTLPSGQTQLFIGLHLVHEVTSPQAFDMLRERGLTIAYPERTFATVDHIVPTSDVARPFADEMAEDMMIAIEENAQQFGLSFFGLDDDRQGIVHVIGPELGLTQPGMTIACGDSHTSTHGAYGAIAFGIGTSQVRDVLATQCLAMDPLKVRRIEVSGTLANGVYAKDVILNIIRNLGVKGGTGYAYEYAGSAIEAMDMEARMSVCNMSIEGGARAGYVNPDQTTFDYLRGRTYAPSGEAFDRAVSWWRSMASDADADYDDVYHLDGSALEPTVTWGITPGQVLFVTEKVPALTDLPDDERDVAAEAYDYMDLKPGTAISGMPIDVAFVGSCTNSRISDLREAARVVEGHKVADGVKALVVPGSKSVLKTAEAEGLHHIFEDAGFEWRGAGCSMCLAMNPDKLQGREVCASSSNRNFKGRQGSPTGRTLLMSPAMVAAAAIAGEVIDVRVM, encoded by the coding sequence ATGGGTCAAAGTTTATTTCACAAAGTTTGGGATGCGCATGCGGTGCGAACGCTGCCTTCGGGGCAGACGCAGTTGTTTATCGGCCTGCATCTCGTTCACGAGGTTACCAGTCCGCAGGCTTTTGATATGCTCAGAGAACGCGGTCTCACCATTGCGTATCCAGAACGCACATTTGCCACGGTTGATCACATTGTGCCCACAAGCGATGTTGCCCGTCCATTTGCCGATGAGATGGCGGAGGACATGATGATCGCCATCGAAGAAAATGCCCAACAGTTCGGCCTTTCTTTTTTTGGTCTCGACGACGATCGTCAGGGTATTGTCCACGTTATTGGTCCCGAATTGGGTCTGACACAGCCGGGGATGACCATTGCTTGCGGCGATAGTCACACTTCAACGCACGGTGCTTATGGTGCTATTGCATTTGGTATTGGCACCTCGCAGGTGCGCGATGTGCTCGCCACACAATGTTTGGCGATGGATCCCCTTAAAGTGCGTCGTATTGAAGTCTCCGGTACGCTGGCCAATGGGGTTTACGCCAAAGATGTTATTCTCAATATTATTCGCAATCTCGGCGTAAAAGGCGGTACGGGCTATGCTTACGAATATGCCGGATCCGCTATTGAAGCTATGGACATGGAAGCGCGTATGTCGGTATGCAATATGTCCATTGAAGGCGGTGCCCGCGCAGGGTATGTGAATCCCGATCAGACGACGTTTGACTATTTGCGGGGGCGCACGTATGCGCCTTCGGGAGAAGCCTTTGATCGCGCGGTTTCCTGGTGGCGCTCTATGGCTTCGGATGCCGATGCCGATTACGACGATGTTTATCATCTCGATGGCTCTGCCCTTGAGCCTACTGTGACATGGGGCATCACGCCGGGGCAGGTGCTCTTTGTAACAGAAAAGGTACCGGCTCTGACAGATTTGCCCGATGATGAGCGCGATGTTGCAGCCGAAGCGTATGATTATATGGACTTAAAGCCGGGTACGGCCATATCTGGTATGCCCATTGATGTGGCTTTTGTGGGATCGTGTACCAACAGCCGTATCTCTGACCTCAGAGAAGCTGCCAGAGTTGTCGAGGGTCACAAGGTGGCCGATGGCGTCAAAGCGCTGGTCGTGCCGGGGTCTAAGTCCGTTCTCAAGACAGCCGAAGCGGAAGGTTTGCACCACATTTTTGAAGATGCGGGCTTTGAATGGCGCGGTGCGGGGTGTTCGATGTGTTTGGCTATGAATCCCGATAAATTGCAGGGACGCGAAGTGTGCGCATCGTCGAGTAATCGCAATTTCAAAGGGCGTCAGGGCAGCCCCACGGGACGCACACTTTTGATGAGTCCCGCAATGGTCGCAGCCGCGGCTATCGCGGGTGAGGTTATTGACGTTCGCGTGATGTAA
- a CDS encoding pyridoxal phosphate-dependent aminotransferase yields the protein MPKSFFTQRVLNIQASATVSAFARAGELRRQGVDLISLVAGEPDFETPEHIRDAAIRAINAGHTRYTNPASGIFELKDAICDKFERDNNLHYVPPQIIVTCGAKQTIFDAIIALIEEGDEAVIPAPYWTSYADQVRLMGGNPIIVPTTQDSDFCMTAQQLQDAITSRTKFVLLNSPCNPTGSVYTRENLNALADVIAGANIYVIADEIYEKLLYGDAEHVSIAALLPELADKTLTVNGVSKSYAMTGWRVGYGAGPQNLIDLMIKVQTQETTNTCSISQYAALEALTGPQDCVEVMRRAYVKRRNQIVSRLNQMPSVSCNMPRGAFYVFPDISEYIGKSSSCGRIDSDVELCNFLLEEARVACVPGTGFGAPGYLRFSYAASPEHIARGMDRIEAALTALL from the coding sequence ATGCCCAAATCTTTCTTTACACAGCGCGTTCTCAATATTCAGGCTTCTGCGACGGTATCGGCTTTTGCCAGGGCAGGAGAACTGAGACGACAGGGCGTTGATCTCATTTCTCTCGTTGCAGGGGAACCCGATTTTGAGACCCCTGAACATATAAGAGATGCTGCGATTCGGGCTATTAATGCGGGCCATACGCGATATACCAATCCCGCGTCGGGCATTTTCGAACTCAAAGACGCGATATGCGACAAGTTTGAGCGCGACAATAATTTGCATTATGTTCCCCCACAAATTATCGTGACGTGTGGGGCAAAACAAACGATCTTTGATGCTATTATCGCTTTGATAGAGGAGGGGGATGAGGCCGTTATTCCCGCTCCTTATTGGACGAGTTATGCCGATCAGGTGCGCTTAATGGGTGGCAATCCGATCATTGTGCCTACTACGCAAGATTCGGATTTTTGCATGACGGCACAGCAACTCCAGGATGCCATTACTTCGAGAACAAAATTTGTGCTCTTAAACAGTCCCTGTAATCCCACGGGAAGTGTTTATACTCGTGAGAACCTGAATGCATTGGCCGATGTGATTGCGGGTGCTAATATTTATGTGATTGCCGATGAAATCTACGAAAAGCTTCTCTACGGAGATGCCGAGCATGTGTCTATTGCCGCTTTGTTGCCCGAGTTGGCAGATAAAACGCTGACTGTCAATGGGGTATCAAAATCCTATGCGATGACCGGATGGCGCGTTGGGTATGGCGCAGGTCCCCAGAATTTGATTGACCTTATGATTAAGGTGCAGACTCAGGAGACCACGAATACGTGTTCGATTTCCCAATACGCCGCGCTGGAGGCTCTTACAGGACCCCAAGATTGTGTCGAAGTGATGCGGCGTGCTTATGTTAAACGACGCAATCAAATTGTTTCTCGTCTCAATCAGATGCCGAGCGTATCTTGCAATATGCCCCGGGGCGCGTTTTATGTTTTTCCCGATATCTCTGAATACATTGGCAAGTCGTCATCTTGCGGGCGTATTGACAGCGATGTCGAGCTTTGCAATTTTCTGCTTGAAGAAGCGCGTGTTGCCTGCGTTCCCGGCACGGGTTTTGGAGCGCCGGGGTATCTGCGGTTTTCGTATGCTGCGTCACCCGAGCATATCGCCCGGGGCATGGACCGCATTGAAGCGGCTTTGACCGCACTTTTATAA